In Natronococcus occultus SP4, the following proteins share a genomic window:
- a CDS encoding helix-turn-helix transcriptional regulator, protein MMPTYPSSVVFVPSITEDVVHGEETVPGLVWDPHLAAVAGLVALVILGGVLVVRNQLVETTTIGRESDPRREEEFMTDRERVCELIKENGGRMKQSKIVDSVDWSKAKVSRLLAELEEDEQVTKLRLGRENLVCLPGHEPTASRSPERPQNE, encoded by the coding sequence ATGATGCCCACGTACCCCTCTTCCGTCGTGTTCGTCCCGTCGATCACCGAGGACGTCGTCCACGGCGAGGAAACGGTTCCCGGACTCGTCTGGGACCCACACCTCGCAGCCGTCGCCGGACTTGTCGCGCTGGTGATACTCGGCGGCGTCCTCGTCGTCCGGAACCAGCTGGTCGAAACGACGACGATCGGACGCGAGTCGGACCCGCGCCGGGAGGAGGAGTTCATGACCGACCGGGAGCGGGTGTGTGAGCTCATCAAGGAGAACGGCGGTCGGATGAAACAGTCGAAGATCGTCGACTCCGTCGACTGGTCGAAAGCGAAGGTGAGCCGGCTGCTGGCAGAACTCGAGGAGGACGAGCAGGTCACGAAGCTCCGGCTCGGGCGGGAAAATCTGGTCTGTCTGCCGGGTCACGAACCGACGGCCTCGAGGTCACCGGAGCGACCGCAAAACGAGTGA
- a CDS encoding DegT/DnrJ/EryC1/StrS family aminotransferase, whose amino-acid sequence MTDTETDADADSGIERVSEDSEIDESVPIADPSLGEDVIDRVRDVLERGALADGPEVRAFEEEFAAFCGADRAVATSNGTTALATALEALGLEDGDAVVTSPFSFVASANAIRLAGGIPVFADIDPETYALDPDAVERAVRDREDVVGLLPVHLYGLPAPMPALCEIADEHDLFVLEDACQAHGAKCEGTRVGTFGDAACFSFYPTKNMTTGEGGIVTTDREDVAERAARYVNHGRGETGTGGYDHLELGHNHRMTGIAAAIGRVQLERLPAHNRARREHAAAYDEAFAELPFETPTEPTRYRHVYHQYTVRASDRDALAASLADRNVDTGIYYERPIHRQPAYDSVSTAAATFPEAERAAKEVLSLPVHPTLSAGQRQTVVEAVRNHYDTQ is encoded by the coding sequence ATGACCGATACCGAAACTGACGCCGACGCCGACAGCGGTATCGAACGCGTCTCCGAGGACTCGGAGATCGACGAGTCCGTTCCGATCGCCGACCCGTCGCTCGGCGAGGACGTGATCGACCGGGTCCGGGACGTCCTCGAGCGCGGCGCGCTCGCCGACGGGCCCGAGGTCCGTGCCTTTGAGGAGGAGTTCGCCGCCTTCTGTGGCGCCGATCGGGCGGTCGCGACCTCGAACGGGACGACGGCGCTGGCAACCGCCCTCGAGGCGCTGGGTCTCGAGGACGGCGACGCGGTCGTCACCTCGCCGTTTTCCTTCGTCGCGAGCGCGAACGCGATCCGGCTCGCCGGCGGAATCCCGGTGTTCGCGGACATCGATCCCGAGACATACGCACTCGATCCCGACGCAGTCGAGCGGGCGGTCCGCGACCGCGAGGACGTCGTCGGTCTGCTCCCGGTCCACCTCTATGGGCTCCCGGCCCCGATGCCCGCGCTGTGCGAGATCGCCGACGAACACGATCTCTTCGTCCTCGAGGACGCCTGCCAGGCCCACGGCGCGAAGTGTGAGGGGACGCGGGTCGGAACCTTCGGCGACGCCGCCTGCTTCTCGTTTTACCCGACCAAGAACATGACGACGGGTGAGGGCGGCATCGTCACGACCGACCGCGAGGACGTCGCCGAGCGGGCGGCCAGGTACGTCAACCACGGCCGCGGCGAGACCGGTACCGGAGGGTACGACCACCTCGAGCTGGGCCACAACCACCGGATGACCGGGATCGCGGCCGCGATCGGTCGCGTCCAGCTCGAGCGACTGCCGGCGCACAACCGGGCCCGACGGGAGCACGCGGCCGCCTACGACGAGGCGTTCGCCGAGCTTCCCTTCGAGACGCCGACCGAGCCCACCCGGTACCGCCACGTCTACCACCAGTACACGGTGCGGGCGAGCGACCGGGACGCGCTCGCGGCGTCGCTCGCCGATCGAAACGTCGACACCGGGATCTACTACGAGCGACCGATCCACCGCCAGCCGGCCTACGACTCAGTGAGCACGGCCGCGGCGACGTTCCCCGAGGCCGAGCGAGCCGCCAAAGAAGTCCTTTCCCTGCCCGTCCACCCGACGCTCTCGGCGGGCCAGCGACAAACCGTCGTCGAGGCGGTGCGGAACCACTACGATACGCAATGA
- a CDS encoding DUF7563 family protein encodes MESSSAGARCRNCGTHVTQQFARVFGDNGDVVHGCPACTTYREMQSGGHLPR; translated from the coding sequence ATGGAATCGTCGTCGGCAGGCGCTCGCTGTCGAAACTGTGGGACACACGTCACCCAGCAGTTCGCCCGCGTCTTCGGGGACAACGGCGACGTCGTCCACGGCTGTCCCGCCTGTACGACGTATCGGGAGATGCAGTCCGGTGGCCACCTTCCCCGCTAG
- a CDS encoding DUF7344 domain-containing protein, whose translation MTDREFGQAELFDVFSNARRRHAVRYLKRRGGTCDLAPLVEQVAAWENGIGTDDVTRTQRRRVYISLYQTHLPMLEDHGIVDWNPDTHTIELLPNADVFEPYLDRRPGSQRPWHRIYAAVTALGVVGLVLAWLSVGPVTTALAPAVAVALCLAVLAVAIVQHVSRRPELTLPFGPIGR comes from the coding sequence ATGACCGATCGCGAGTTCGGCCAGGCCGAACTGTTCGACGTCTTCAGCAACGCCCGCAGGCGCCACGCCGTCAGATATCTGAAACGGCGGGGCGGCACCTGCGATCTCGCACCGCTGGTCGAACAGGTCGCCGCCTGGGAGAACGGGATCGGGACCGACGACGTGACCCGAACCCAGCGACGCCGGGTCTACATCTCGCTGTATCAGACCCACCTGCCGATGCTCGAAGATCACGGCATCGTCGACTGGAATCCCGACACGCACACGATCGAGCTCCTCCCCAACGCCGACGTCTTCGAGCCGTACCTCGACAGGCGACCGGGCTCCCAGCGACCCTGGCACCGGATCTACGCCGCGGTGACGGCGCTCGGCGTCGTGGGCCTCGTCCTGGCCTGGCTGTCGGTCGGCCCCGTCACGACGGCGCTGGCCCCGGCGGTCGCAGTCGCGCTCTGTCTCGCGGTGCTGGCGGTAGCGATCGTCCAACACGTCTCCCGGCGTCCGGAGCTGACGCTGCCGTTCGGACCGATCGGACGGTAG
- a CDS encoding molybdopterin-dependent oxidoreductase, with product MSVPPASVLERPIRLVGSRDRRLEATDFAALERASREIEIVCATGDRFTARWSGVPIPSLLEIVAAPPETTHLLVDSRDGLRACVSVEDALEGLLAVTKDGRPLSESDDCATRFVAPGIDGVRTVKGVARIETTTLAPGVDPEDRERRGPSA from the coding sequence ATGAGCGTTCCGCCCGCATCCGTACTCGAGCGACCGATCCGTCTCGTCGGCAGCCGAGATCGACGCCTCGAGGCAACCGATTTCGCCGCCCTCGAGCGGGCGAGCCGCGAAATCGAGATCGTCTGTGCGACCGGCGATCGGTTCACCGCGCGCTGGAGCGGCGTTCCGATCCCATCGCTGCTCGAAATCGTGGCGGCGCCTCCGGAGACGACCCACCTGCTCGTCGACTCCCGGGACGGACTGCGAGCCTGCGTTTCCGTCGAGGACGCCCTCGAGGGCCTGCTCGCGGTCACGAAGGACGGACGCCCGCTCTCCGAGAGCGACGACTGTGCAACGCGGTTCGTGGCGCCCGGGATCGACGGCGTGCGGACGGTCAAAGGCGTCGCACGGATCGAGACGACCACGCTTGCACCCGGCGTCGATCCCGAGGACCGCGAGCGACGCGGCCCCTCGGCGTGA
- a CDS encoding PadR family transcriptional regulator yields MHDLTGFQRDLLYVIAGADRPSGQTVKDEVEQYYSSEINHGRLYPNLDTLVNKELVEKGQLDRRTNYYAITDAGREQISERREWEQQYVDL; encoded by the coding sequence ATGCACGATCTGACCGGCTTCCAGCGTGACCTCCTGTACGTGATTGCGGGTGCCGATCGCCCGTCCGGACAGACGGTCAAAGACGAGGTCGAACAGTACTACAGCTCCGAGATCAACCACGGACGGCTGTACCCCAACCTCGACACGCTCGTCAACAAGGAACTCGTCGAGAAAGGACAGCTCGACAGGCGAACCAACTACTACGCGATTACCGACGCGGGACGCGAACAGATCAGCGAGCGCCGCGAGTGGGAACAACAGTACGTCGATCTGTAG
- a CDS encoding Gfo/Idh/MocA family protein, with translation MTDQPPLRIGVIGAGSMGENHARVYSELRTVDLVGVADRNREVARRVAAEYGTDAVEFETLLDRCDAVTVAVPTHAHADVVSRCLEADLDVLVEKPIAGTVEEGRALAELARERDRVLQVGHIERFNPAVGMLEELVDDLEIIGVEAERLGPPINRDAPGNVVFDLMIHDVDVVGAVLDREPTSISAIGAADGRYATATMEYDDVVATLTASRVTQKKVRKLTVTARECLVEVDYLEQSVLIYRDSYPEYLTDDGQNRYRHESVVERPRIGTGEPLRHELESFVEAVRTGSEPEVTAEDGVRALETVQAIDSRLDRRRQREVNAR, from the coding sequence ATGACAGACCAACCACCCCTCAGAATCGGCGTCATCGGCGCCGGCTCGATGGGCGAGAATCATGCGCGGGTGTACAGCGAACTGCGAACCGTCGATCTCGTCGGCGTCGCCGACCGCAACCGCGAGGTCGCCCGGCGGGTCGCCGCCGAGTACGGCACCGACGCCGTCGAGTTCGAGACGCTGCTGGATCGGTGCGACGCCGTCACCGTCGCGGTGCCGACCCACGCCCACGCCGACGTCGTCTCGCGGTGTCTCGAGGCCGACCTCGACGTCCTCGTTGAGAAACCGATCGCGGGCACGGTCGAGGAGGGCCGCGCCCTCGCCGAGCTGGCACGAGAGCGGGACCGCGTCCTCCAGGTCGGCCACATCGAGCGGTTCAACCCCGCGGTGGGGATGCTCGAGGAGCTGGTCGACGACCTCGAGATCATCGGCGTCGAGGCCGAGCGGCTCGGTCCCCCGATCAACCGCGACGCGCCCGGTAACGTCGTCTTCGACCTGATGATCCACGACGTCGATGTCGTCGGCGCCGTCCTCGACCGGGAGCCGACGTCGATATCGGCGATCGGGGCGGCCGACGGCCGGTACGCGACGGCGACGATGGAGTACGACGACGTGGTCGCGACCCTGACCGCGAGCCGAGTCACCCAGAAGAAAGTCAGGAAACTCACCGTCACCGCCAGGGAGTGTCTCGTCGAGGTCGACTACCTCGAGCAGTCCGTGCTGATCTATCGGGACTCCTACCCCGAGTATCTCACCGACGACGGCCAGAACCGCTACCGCCACGAGAGCGTGGTCGAACGTCCTCGGATCGGGACCGGGGAGCCGCTGCGTCACGAACTCGAGTCGTTCGTCGAGGCCGTCCGTACCGGATCCGAGCCCGAGGTGACCGCCGAGGACGGCGTCAGGGCCCTCGAGACGGTGCAGGCGATCGACTCGCGACTCGACCGACGACGACAGCGGGAGGTGAACGCCCGATGA
- a CDS encoding DUF7344 domain-containing protein: protein MSVQTNRTDTLEESEVFHILGNDRRRSIVQLLAAESGQIDVSDVATEIASTESDSSSVPNNLYKSVYVSLQQTHLPQLQEDAVIEYDSESKTIRPGPNFEDVLGYVDGEMNDRSSTLRLHLGVCLAGLLLIAAAGFDGVAPVLDPVLTSVLVLLVVAASSLYQLLG, encoded by the coding sequence ATGTCCGTTCAGACGAACCGAACAGACACCCTCGAGGAAAGCGAGGTCTTTCACATCCTGGGGAACGATCGCAGACGGTCGATCGTCCAGCTGCTCGCCGCAGAGTCCGGGCAGATCGACGTCTCGGACGTTGCAACCGAGATCGCGTCGACCGAATCGGACTCGTCGTCGGTCCCGAACAACCTCTACAAGAGCGTCTACGTCTCCCTCCAGCAGACCCACCTCCCGCAGCTCCAGGAGGACGCCGTCATCGAGTACGACTCCGAGTCGAAGACGATCCGTCCGGGACCGAACTTCGAGGACGTCCTGGGCTACGTCGACGGGGAGATGAACGACCGTTCGTCGACGCTTCGGCTCCATCTCGGTGTCTGTCTGGCCGGGCTGTTGCTCATCGCCGCTGCCGGCTTCGACGGAGTCGCCCCGGTTCTCGATCCCGTTCTCACGAGCGTCCTCGTGTTACTGGTCGTCGCCGCGAGCAGCCTCTACCAGCTACTGGGGTAG
- a CDS encoding Single-stranded DNA binding protein, producing the protein MELDDHAEELASDLGVDKEEVKSDLQNLVEYSVPVDEAKQSLRRKYGDGSSGGGGTPSAKNVADVTPEDGSVTVTATVLTAGKRSIRYQGSDHVIVEGQLADETGRIDYTAWEEFGLEPGDTITAGNAGVREWDGEPELNLGESTALSFEDDSLAVPDEIGGEAQLADLETGDRARTIEVAVLECERRTIDGRDGETEILSGVLGDESGRLPFTNWEPAPEIEDGGPVRIENAYVQEFRGVPEVNVSEFSRVTPIDREIDVGSDATTMDVGEAVRTGGIYDVELVGNAIAVRDGSGLIQRCPECYRVIQKGQCRTHGDVDGIDDLRVKAIIDDGTGTVTAILDDELTEDVYGGNLEDALEAAREAMDQEVVADEIRENIVGREYRVRGHLSVDEYGANLDAEAFEENDDDPAARATAFLEEVDA; encoded by the coding sequence ATGGAACTCGACGATCATGCCGAGGAGCTCGCCTCCGACCTCGGTGTCGACAAAGAGGAGGTCAAATCCGACCTGCAGAACTTAGTGGAGTACAGCGTCCCGGTCGACGAAGCCAAACAGAGCCTGCGCCGGAAGTACGGCGACGGCTCGAGCGGCGGGGGCGGAACCCCCTCGGCGAAGAACGTCGCCGACGTCACTCCCGAGGACGGCTCGGTCACCGTCACCGCCACCGTCCTCACGGCCGGGAAGCGGTCGATCCGCTACCAGGGCTCGGACCACGTCATCGTGGAGGGCCAGCTGGCCGACGAGACCGGGCGGATCGACTACACCGCCTGGGAGGAGTTCGGCCTCGAGCCCGGCGACACGATCACCGCAGGCAACGCCGGCGTCCGCGAGTGGGACGGCGAGCCCGAACTGAACCTCGGCGAGAGCACCGCGCTGTCCTTCGAGGACGACTCCCTGGCGGTGCCCGACGAGATCGGCGGCGAGGCCCAGCTCGCCGACCTCGAGACGGGCGACCGCGCGCGCACGATCGAGGTCGCCGTCCTCGAGTGCGAACGCCGGACGATCGACGGCCGCGACGGCGAGACGGAGATTTTGAGCGGCGTCCTCGGCGACGAGAGCGGCCGCCTGCCCTTTACGAACTGGGAGCCGGCCCCCGAGATCGAGGACGGCGGCCCGGTTCGTATCGAGAACGCCTACGTCCAGGAGTTCCGCGGCGTTCCCGAGGTGAACGTCTCGGAGTTCTCGCGGGTCACCCCGATCGACCGAGAGATCGACGTCGGCAGCGACGCGACGACGATGGACGTCGGGGAGGCCGTCCGCACCGGCGGGATCTACGACGTCGAACTCGTCGGCAACGCGATCGCGGTCCGGGACGGTTCGGGGCTGATCCAGCGCTGTCCGGAGTGTTACCGCGTGATCCAGAAGGGTCAGTGCCGGACCCACGGCGACGTCGACGGGATCGACGACCTGCGGGTGAAGGCGATCATCGACGACGGCACCGGGACCGTCACGGCGATCCTCGACGACGAGCTGACCGAGGACGTCTACGGCGGCAACCTCGAGGACGCCCTCGAGGCCGCCCGCGAGGCGATGGACCAGGAGGTCGTCGCCGACGAGATCCGTGAGAACATCGTGGGCCGGGAGTACCGCGTGCGGGGGCACCTCTCGGTCGACGAGTACGGCGCGAACCTCGACGCAGAGGCCTTCGAGGAGAACGACGACGATCCGGCCGCGCGTGCGACGGCCTTCCTCGAGGAGGTGGACGCATGA
- a CDS encoding helix-turn-helix domain-containing protein — MSTQATETRAESDSNPSVQLNVLGDDCARTILVATSDGPKTAKELTARTDSSSATVYRRINNLLESELLEECVRFEENGSHTTAYRATVEGLRVRIDSSGIDVSLSKAE; from the coding sequence ATGTCAACGCAAGCGACCGAGACACGAGCGGAATCGGACTCGAACCCGTCAGTGCAGCTCAACGTCCTCGGGGACGACTGTGCACGAACGATCCTCGTTGCGACCAGCGACGGGCCGAAGACGGCCAAGGAGCTGACCGCCCGAACCGACAGCTCCTCGGCGACCGTCTATCGGCGCATCAACAACCTTCTGGAAAGCGAGCTCCTCGAGGAGTGTGTGCGCTTCGAGGAGAACGGGTCGCATACGACGGCCTACAGGGCGACCGTCGAGGGACTGCGTGTCCGAATCGATTCGAGCGGCATCGACGTCTCGCTGTCGAAAGCCGAATAG
- a CDS encoding acyltransferase, protein MTRFVSGEDCTIADDATIDHGEFAEPTRIGADATIRAGSIVYGDVTIGDGFTTGHDVLIREGTTIGDDVLVGTKTVIDGETTIGSHVSLQTNVYVPTETTIGDNVFVGPGAVMTNDEYPIRTETDLEGPTLEDGASVGANATILPGVTVGKNAFVAAGAVVVEDVPADSLAVGAPAGTQPLPDPLEGPNQLE, encoded by the coding sequence GTGACGCGGTTCGTCTCGGGCGAGGACTGTACGATCGCCGACGACGCGACGATCGACCACGGCGAGTTCGCGGAGCCGACGCGGATCGGCGCCGACGCGACGATCAGGGCCGGCTCGATCGTCTACGGCGACGTCACGATCGGCGACGGGTTCACCACCGGCCACGACGTGTTGATCCGCGAGGGAACCACGATCGGCGACGACGTCCTCGTCGGTACGAAGACCGTCATCGACGGCGAGACGACGATCGGCTCCCACGTCAGTCTCCAGACGAACGTCTACGTGCCGACCGAGACGACGATCGGTGACAACGTCTTCGTCGGCCCCGGGGCCGTCATGACCAACGACGAGTACCCCATCCGGACCGAGACCGATCTCGAGGGGCCGACCCTCGAGGACGGCGCCTCGGTCGGGGCGAACGCGACGATCCTGCCGGGCGTGACCGTCGGCAAGAACGCGTTCGTCGCGGCCGGCGCCGTCGTCGTCGAGGACGTCCCCGCCGACAGCCTCGCGGTGGGCGCACCGGCTGGAACACAACCGCTTCCCGACCCCCTCGAGGGGCCGAACCAGCTCGAATGA
- a CDS encoding metallophosphoesterase codes for MVADPNRPTPAVEPVPDEPAAVATVGDERALLVADYHAGYEAGLRHERGVDVPSRAPERRDRLLAVLERTGVDRLVVLGDLMHSIGDPGGAERGELEVLFDSLPSALETTVVKGNHDGGIADWLADATIVPGDGTTLGSIGVCHGHTWPAPDVLESDVLCLGHEHPCVRLEDEVGGSRVEPAWLRGRIDPEPFRDRPEYADVDWLADGDPPRLIVLPAFNDLVGGTWINVPGQSFLSPFLPEGLTSGEAYLLDGTRLGPYREL; via the coding sequence ATGGTCGCCGACCCGAACCGGCCGACGCCGGCCGTCGAGCCAGTCCCTGACGAACCGGCAGCCGTCGCGACCGTCGGCGACGAACGTGCACTGCTGGTCGCCGACTACCACGCCGGTTACGAGGCCGGGCTGCGCCACGAGCGGGGCGTCGACGTCCCGAGCCGAGCCCCGGAGCGCCGCGACCGCCTGCTTGCGGTGCTCGAACGGACCGGAGTCGACCGGCTGGTCGTCCTCGGGGATCTGATGCACTCGATCGGCGACCCCGGCGGCGCCGAACGCGGCGAACTCGAGGTACTGTTCGATTCCCTGCCCTCTGCCCTCGAGACGACCGTCGTAAAGGGCAACCACGACGGCGGGATCGCCGACTGGCTCGCGGACGCAACGATCGTCCCCGGCGACGGGACGACGCTTGGCTCGATCGGCGTCTGCCACGGCCATACCTGGCCCGCACCCGACGTCCTCGAGAGTGACGTCCTCTGTCTCGGTCACGAACATCCTTGCGTTCGCCTCGAGGACGAGGTCGGCGGCAGCCGCGTCGAACCGGCGTGGCTCAGAGGACGGATCGATCCCGAACCGTTTCGCGACCGCCCCGAGTACGCCGACGTCGACTGGCTTGCGGACGGTGATCCGCCCCGGCTGATCGTCCTGCCGGCGTTCAACGACCTCGTTGGGGGGACGTGGATAAACGTCCCTGGGCAGTCGTTTCTCTCGCCGTTCCTTCCGGAGGGGTTGACGTCGGGCGAGGCGTACCTGCTCGACGGGACGCGGCTCGGTCCGTACCGAGAGCTGTAG
- the glnA gene encoding type I glutamate--ammonia ligase has translation MSDGNLTTTEQEVLDEIETEGVDFLRLQFTDILGTVKNVSVPARQAEKAFTEGIYFDGSSIEGFVRIQESDMRLKPDPETFAVLPWRDKDDSAAARMICDVIDTSTGEPFEGDPRYILKQALDRAKEMGYTVNAAPEPEFFLFEEDEDGHATTETNDHGGYFDLAPKDLASDVRRDIIYGLEDMGFEVEASHHEVAQGQHEINFEYDDALTTADNVATFRTVVRAIAAQHDYHATFMPKPIPKVNGSGMHTHISLFTEDGENAFHDDDDEFDLSDEARAFTAGVLEHAPAITAVANPTVNSYKRLVPGYEAPVYVAWSDRNRSALIRKPAARVPAASRIELRSPDPSCNPYLAIAVMIHAGLDGIENDLDCPDPVRENIYEFDEQKREEYGIDTLPSNLGEAVDALEDDEVVYDALGDHVAEKFVEAKNQEFEEYLIDVSQWELDRYLEKF, from the coding sequence ATGTCAGATGGGAACCTGACCACGACAGAACAGGAGGTACTGGACGAGATCGAAACCGAGGGCGTCGACTTCCTTCGCCTGCAGTTTACCGACATCCTCGGAACCGTCAAGAACGTCTCGGTCCCGGCCCGGCAGGCCGAGAAGGCGTTCACCGAAGGGATCTACTTCGACGGCTCCTCGATCGAGGGCTTCGTCCGCATCCAGGAGTCGGACATGCGCCTGAAGCCCGACCCCGAGACGTTCGCCGTACTCCCCTGGCGGGACAAGGACGACAGTGCCGCCGCGCGGATGATCTGTGACGTGATCGACACCTCGACGGGAGAACCGTTCGAGGGCGATCCACGATACATCCTCAAACAGGCACTGGATCGTGCCAAGGAGATGGGGTACACCGTCAACGCCGCTCCCGAGCCGGAGTTCTTCCTGTTCGAGGAGGACGAGGACGGCCACGCGACGACCGAAACCAATGACCACGGCGGCTACTTCGATCTCGCGCCGAAGGACCTCGCGAGCGACGTGCGCCGCGACATCATCTACGGGCTCGAGGACATGGGCTTCGAGGTCGAGGCCAGCCACCACGAGGTCGCCCAGGGACAACACGAGATCAACTTCGAGTACGACGACGCGCTGACGACCGCCGACAACGTCGCGACCTTCCGGACGGTCGTTCGTGCGATCGCGGCCCAGCACGACTACCACGCGACGTTCATGCCGAAACCGATCCCGAAAGTCAACGGGTCGGGGATGCACACTCACATCTCGCTGTTCACCGAGGACGGCGAGAACGCCTTCCACGACGACGACGACGAGTTCGACCTCTCGGACGAGGCCCGCGCCTTTACCGCCGGGGTCCTCGAGCACGCCCCCGCGATCACCGCCGTCGCGAACCCGACGGTCAACAGCTACAAACGCCTGGTACCCGGTTACGAGGCCCCGGTCTACGTCGCCTGGTCGGACCGTAACCGCTCGGCACTGATCCGCAAGCCTGCGGCCCGCGTCCCCGCAGCCTCGCGGATCGAGCTGCGCTCGCCCGACCCCTCCTGTAACCCCTACCTCGCGATCGCCGTCATGATCCACGCGGGGCTGGACGGGATCGAGAACGATCTCGACTGTCCCGATCCGGTTCGGGAGAACATCTACGAGTTCGACGAGCAGAAACGCGAGGAGTACGGGATCGACACCCTCCCCTCGAACCTCGGCGAGGCCGTCGACGCCCTCGAGGACGACGAGGTCGTCTACGACGCGCTCGGCGATCACGTCGCCGAGAAGTTCGTCGAGGCAAAGAACCAGGAGTTCGAGGAGTACCTGATCGACGTCTCCCAGTGGGAGCTCGATCGCTACCTCGAGAAGTTCTGA
- a CDS encoding DUF1616 domain-containing protein, with the protein MSHPTSEGVRFGFLRWYPLDLAVVSVAAALSYYAVTGFEPGSVPRLAATLPLALFLPGYALVSVLFPAGERAARQTAPTATDRRPRGIDTVERLALAFALSLAVGPIVVIALPLLGLELGAASAAGGLAVVAVGLAQLGVVRRLRTPTTARFTVSIRTIRERLGGGLQLSAIVLGVAIALAVGALAVGFLFPASAGGYDQLSLYSETEDGDLVAGEFPDTVAPGESVPVTIEVENGGEETREYELVVQEQLVEDGEVVDRAEHDRFGATVGAGSAEDGSYEVTPAAESGETVRISVLLFEAGETPAVPTNEDALEETYFWVTVTEEPEAGE; encoded by the coding sequence ATGAGCCATCCGACGAGTGAGGGGGTGCGGTTCGGCTTCCTCCGGTGGTATCCGCTCGATCTGGCGGTGGTCTCGGTTGCGGCGGCGCTCTCGTATTACGCCGTCACCGGTTTCGAACCCGGGTCGGTCCCACGGCTGGCTGCGACGCTCCCGCTCGCGCTGTTCCTGCCCGGCTACGCCCTCGTTTCGGTGCTTTTCCCGGCCGGAGAACGAGCCGCCCGGCAGACGGCGCCGACGGCGACCGACCGCCGTCCTCGCGGGATCGACACCGTCGAACGGCTCGCGCTCGCGTTCGCGCTCTCGCTCGCCGTCGGGCCGATCGTCGTGATCGCGCTTCCCCTCCTCGGCCTCGAGCTCGGGGCGGCGTCGGCCGCCGGCGGGCTGGCGGTCGTCGCGGTCGGGCTAGCCCAGCTCGGGGTCGTCCGTCGTCTGCGGACCCCTACAACTGCCCGGTTTACCGTCTCGATCCGGACGATCCGCGAGCGACTGGGCGGAGGCTTGCAGCTGTCGGCGATCGTCCTCGGCGTCGCGATCGCGCTGGCGGTCGGAGCCCTCGCCGTTGGCTTCCTGTTTCCTGCCTCCGCGGGCGGCTACGATCAGCTCTCGCTGTACTCCGAGACCGAGGACGGCGACCTCGTCGCGGGGGAGTTCCCGGACACCGTCGCGCCCGGCGAGTCGGTGCCGGTGACGATCGAGGTCGAGAACGGCGGCGAGGAGACGCGTGAGTACGAGCTGGTCGTCCAGGAGCAACTCGTCGAGGACGGCGAGGTCGTCGACCGCGCGGAGCACGATCGGTTCGGAGCGACGGTCGGAGCGGGGTCGGCCGAGGACGGCAGCTACGAGGTGACGCCCGCGGCCGAGTCCGGCGAGACGGTCCGAATCAGCGTCCTGCTGTTTGAGGCGGGCGAGACGCCGGCCGTGCCGACGAACGAGGACGCCCTCGAGGAGACGTACTTCTGGGTGACCGTCACCGAGGAGCCGGAAGCCGGAGAGTAG